A genomic window from Bradyrhizobium lupini includes:
- a CDS encoding fumarylacetoacetate hydrolase family protein, with translation MEGGVVDLTRRIGRDFSDVRALIAANALADAQEAVAGQKPDYALEELVLLPPVLAPEKLWCIGVNYAERNAEYKDSSDLPKYPSLFVRSMSSMTGSGQPLEKPHVSEQLDYEGELVIVIGQGGRHIPREKAWAHIFGMTLCNEGTIRDWLRHGKFNVTQGKNFDRSGSVGPWIVTADELDPRGTHDIVTRVNGEVRQQDTTERLMFPFDFLISYLSTFATLKPGDMIVTGTPTGAGARFDPPRWLKVGDVVEVESSRIGVLRNTVAAEQ, from the coding sequence ATGGAAGGCGGTGTCGTCGATCTGACCCGGCGGATCGGCCGCGACTTCTCCGACGTCAGGGCGCTGATCGCAGCCAACGCGCTGGCCGACGCGCAGGAAGCCGTCGCCGGACAAAAGCCGGACTACGCGCTGGAAGAGCTCGTGCTGCTTCCGCCGGTGCTGGCGCCGGAAAAGCTCTGGTGCATCGGAGTCAATTACGCCGAGCGCAATGCGGAGTATAAGGACAGCTCTGACCTGCCCAAATATCCCAGTCTGTTCGTGCGCAGCATGTCCTCGATGACGGGCTCAGGCCAGCCGCTGGAGAAGCCTCACGTCTCCGAGCAGCTCGACTATGAAGGCGAGCTCGTCATCGTGATTGGCCAGGGCGGCCGCCACATTCCGCGCGAAAAGGCCTGGGCGCACATCTTCGGCATGACGCTGTGCAACGAGGGCACGATCCGCGACTGGCTCCGCCACGGCAAGTTCAACGTCACGCAGGGCAAGAATTTCGACCGCTCCGGCAGCGTCGGTCCGTGGATCGTCACCGCGGACGAGCTCGACCCGCGCGGGACTCACGACATCGTCACCCGCGTCAACGGCGAGGTGCGGCAGCAGGACACCACCGAACGGCTGATGTTTCCGTTCGATTTCCTGATCTCCTATCTCTCGACCTTCGCAACCCTCAAGCCCGGCGACATGATCGTGACGGGCACGCCGACCGGCGCCGGCGCCCGCTTCGACCCGCCGCGCTGGCTCAAAGTCGGTGATGTCGTCGAGGTCGAATCCAGCCGCATCGGCGTGCTGCGCAACACCGTCGCGGCGGAGCAGTAG
- the hpaH gene encoding 2-oxo-hept-4-ene-1,7-dioate hydratase, translating into MLDTATIERLAARLDEAERTKSLITMFTKDYPDFSIEDAYAVQRAWTKLQLGRGRVIKGHKIGLTSKAMQNAVGISEPDYGVLFADMFYADATPIAFDRFQAPRIEVELAFVLKAPLRGPDCTIFDVLNATDYVTPALEILETRMHRVDPETGKARKVMDTISDNAANAALVLGGRPFRPMDADMRWIGALLFRNGEVEETGLAAGVLNHPANGIAWLANRLAPHDEHLAAGEVVLAGSFTRPVDIRRGDTFHADYGAFGSVSCQFV; encoded by the coding sequence ATGCTGGACACTGCCACGATCGAACGCCTTGCCGCGCGGCTCGACGAAGCCGAGCGCACCAAGTCGCTGATCACGATGTTCACCAAAGACTATCCCGATTTCAGCATCGAGGATGCCTATGCCGTTCAGCGCGCCTGGACCAAGCTCCAGCTCGGTCGCGGCCGGGTCATCAAGGGCCACAAGATCGGCCTGACCTCGAAAGCGATGCAGAACGCGGTCGGCATTTCCGAACCCGATTACGGCGTGCTGTTCGCCGACATGTTCTATGCCGACGCCACGCCGATTGCGTTCGACCGCTTCCAGGCGCCGCGAATCGAGGTCGAGCTCGCCTTCGTGCTGAAGGCGCCGCTGCGCGGGCCCGATTGCACCATCTTCGACGTGCTCAACGCCACCGACTACGTCACCCCGGCGCTGGAGATCCTGGAGACGCGCATGCACCGCGTCGATCCCGAAACGGGCAAGGCGCGAAAAGTCATGGACACGATCTCGGACAACGCGGCGAACGCCGCGCTGGTGCTTGGCGGCCGGCCGTTCCGTCCGATGGACGCGGACATGCGCTGGATAGGCGCGCTGTTGTTCCGCAACGGCGAGGTCGAGGAAACCGGGCTTGCCGCCGGCGTGCTCAACCATCCCGCCAACGGCATTGCCTGGCTCGCCAACCGCCTCGCGCCGCATGACGAGCATCTGGCCGCCGGCGAGGTGGTGCTGGCGGGATCGTTCACGCGTCCGGTCGACATTCGCCGCGGCGACACGTTTCATGCCGATTATGGCGCGTTCGGCTCGGTGTCGTGCCAGTTCGTCTGA
- a CDS encoding RidA family protein — MTGHTRRKSIHIGGFKHANPIPNACRIGNLVMSGVILGRDATGAMPESLEAQCANMFAHMKATVEAAGGTTDDIIKMTVWLKDRTQRGPVNVEWLKMFPDEHSRPARHALPMDNMDGGALVQCDFTAVID; from the coding sequence ATGACCGGTCACACGCGGCGCAAGAGCATCCATATCGGCGGCTTCAAGCATGCCAACCCGATTCCGAACGCCTGCCGCATCGGCAATCTCGTGATGTCGGGCGTCATTCTCGGCCGCGATGCGACTGGTGCGATGCCCGAGAGCCTGGAAGCGCAATGTGCCAACATGTTCGCGCATATGAAGGCGACGGTCGAGGCTGCCGGCGGCACCACCGACGACATCATCAAGATGACGGTGTGGCTGAAGGACCGTACGCAGCGCGGCCCGGTCAATGTCGAGTGGCTGAAGATGTTTCCGGACGAGCATTCGCGCCCGGCGCGCCACGCGCTGCCGATGGACAACATGGACGGCGGCGCGCTGGTGCAGTGCGACTTCACCGCCGTAATCGACTGA
- a CDS encoding amidohydrolase yields the protein MPTYLPFDPNPRRPVKAPPPKSVDSQFHVLGPLDKYPERPGAAYRMPTATWEAALRVHKTLGIERGIIVQTTTYGADHAVVLDGLAAMGPNYRGCANALVFAEANDSYLAKLHDAGVRGARFSFRQELGAVLSDADFARAIARIRELGWYVKIQPEKDGIVSSVAKYENLDVPVLIDHMARPDPEAGRNDPNLRKMLELLGKGNFWVMLSLGEKTSKLGPPYDDVIPIARAYIEAAVDRCVWASDWPHPVSVKQPPNDADLLELMYRYAPDQSTLEKILVHNPAKLFGFPD from the coding sequence ATGCCAACCTATCTTCCGTTCGACCCGAACCCGCGCCGCCCGGTCAAGGCGCCGCCGCCCAAATCCGTCGACAGCCAGTTTCACGTGCTCGGCCCCCTCGACAAATATCCGGAGCGTCCCGGTGCTGCCTATCGGATGCCGACCGCGACCTGGGAGGCGGCGCTGCGCGTGCACAAGACGCTCGGCATCGAGCGCGGCATCATCGTGCAGACCACGACGTATGGCGCCGACCATGCCGTCGTGCTCGACGGTCTCGCCGCGATGGGCCCGAACTATCGCGGCTGCGCCAACGCGCTGGTGTTCGCCGAGGCGAACGATTCGTATCTTGCCAAGCTGCATGATGCTGGGGTCCGCGGCGCGCGCTTCAGCTTCCGCCAGGAGCTCGGCGCTGTGCTGTCGGATGCCGATTTTGCCCGCGCGATTGCGCGCATCCGCGAGCTCGGCTGGTACGTCAAGATCCAGCCCGAGAAGGACGGCATCGTCTCCAGCGTCGCCAAATACGAGAATCTCGACGTGCCCGTGCTGATCGACCACATGGCACGGCCCGATCCTGAAGCCGGCAGGAACGATCCGAACCTGCGCAAGATGCTGGAGCTGCTCGGCAAGGGCAATTTCTGGGTGATGCTGTCGCTCGGCGAGAAGACCTCGAAGCTCGGGCCGCCCTACGACGACGTCATCCCGATCGCGCGTGCCTATATCGAGGCAGCAGTCGACCGCTGCGTCTGGGCCAGCGACTGGCCGCACCCGGTCTCGGTCAAGCAGCCGCCCAACGACGCCGATCTGCTGGAGTTGATGTACCGCTACGCGCCCGACCAGTCGACGCTGGAGAAGATCCTGGTGCACAATCCGGCCAAGCTGTTCGGCTTTCCGGATTAG
- a CDS encoding LLM class flavin-dependent oxidoreductase, giving the protein MIPFSVLDLAPIRQGGDASQAFRNSLDLAQHAEGWGYKRFWLAEHHNMTGIASAATSVVIGHIAGGTKTIRVGSGGIMLPNHSPLVIAEQFGTLASLYPGRIDLGLGRAPGTDQFTARALRRDLATSSENFPQDVLELQALLGDVQPNQAIRAVPGMGTKVPLWILGSSTFGAQLAGMLGLPFAFASHFAPQMMMPALREYRARFEPSTQLDKPYAMVGVNVFAADSDADAQRMFSSLQQQFINLRRGTPGPLPPPVDDMDALWSPAEKAMVGQSLSCSAVGSPDMVEAKLKALIAETGADELMTTGQIYDHAARLRSFEIAAGVRDRLAG; this is encoded by the coding sequence ATGATCCCCTTCTCCGTGCTCGACCTCGCGCCCATCCGCCAAGGCGGCGATGCGTCACAAGCGTTCCGCAATTCGCTCGATCTCGCGCAGCATGCGGAGGGCTGGGGATACAAGCGGTTCTGGCTGGCCGAGCATCACAACATGACGGGGATCGCGAGCGCGGCGACGTCGGTGGTGATCGGGCATATCGCGGGCGGGACGAAGACGATCCGGGTCGGGTCCGGCGGGATCATGCTGCCGAACCATTCGCCGCTCGTCATCGCCGAGCAGTTCGGCACGCTGGCTTCGCTCTATCCCGGGCGGATCGATCTCGGGCTCGGGCGGGCACCGGGCACCGACCAATTTACCGCACGCGCCCTGCGGCGCGACCTCGCGACGAGTTCGGAAAACTTTCCGCAGGACGTGCTGGAGTTGCAGGCGCTGCTCGGCGACGTGCAGCCGAACCAGGCCATCCGGGCCGTGCCGGGCATGGGGACGAAGGTGCCGCTGTGGATCCTGGGATCCAGCACCTTTGGCGCGCAGCTCGCAGGGATGCTCGGCCTGCCGTTCGCGTTCGCTTCACACTTCGCACCGCAAATGATGATGCCGGCGCTGCGGGAGTATCGGGCGCGGTTCGAACCCTCGACGCAGCTCGACAAGCCCTATGCGATGGTCGGCGTCAACGTGTTCGCCGCCGACAGCGACGCGGACGCGCAGCGCATGTTCTCCTCGCTGCAGCAGCAGTTCATCAATCTGCGCCGCGGCACGCCCGGCCCGCTGCCGCCGCCGGTCGACGACATGGACGCGCTGTGGTCGCCAGCCGAGAAGGCGATGGTCGGCCAGTCGCTGTCGTGCTCGGCGGTCGGCTCGCCTGACATGGTCGAAGCGAAGCTGAAGGCGCTGATCGCCGAGACCGGCGCGGACGAATTGATGACCACGGGCCAGATCTACGACCATGCCGCGCGGCTGCGCTCGTTCGAGATCGCGGCCGGGGTAAGGGATCGGTTGGCGGGGTGA
- a CDS encoding MgtC/SapB family protein encodes MDRFNIGVHVVALAAAFALAVPIGWDREKRARSAGLRTFPLVAMASCGFVQASESLLVHSPDGMAKVIEGLITGIGFIGGGAILKQGNSVQGTATAASLWATGAIGVSVGLGAFDVAVTVAVFTFLTLRLLTLVKEEDDH; translated from the coding sequence TTGGACAGATTCAACATTGGTGTTCATGTCGTTGCGCTGGCTGCGGCCTTCGCACTCGCCGTTCCCATTGGCTGGGACCGCGAGAAGCGGGCGCGAAGCGCGGGCTTGCGCACCTTTCCACTGGTCGCAATGGCAAGCTGCGGCTTCGTGCAGGCCAGCGAAAGCCTGCTCGTGCATTCGCCTGACGGAATGGCGAAGGTGATCGAGGGCCTCATCACCGGCATCGGCTTCATCGGCGGTGGCGCAATTCTCAAGCAGGGGAATTCGGTGCAGGGGACCGCGACGGCCGCGAGCCTCTGGGCGACCGGCGCCATCGGCGTCTCCGTCGGGCTCGGCGCTTTTGATGTCGCGGTGACGGTCGCCGTATTCACGTTCCTGACGCTTCGCTTGTTGACGCTGGTCAAGGAAGAAGACGATCACTGA
- a CDS encoding twin-arginine translocation pathway signal, whose translation MTTVVLNRRSLLAAGGSILATGLLATGVPGLLLPARADGLAPTETMSGGANNYRKGAAIVERIGKGGFWMSGTVRRAGDGTPLAGQRIQIWAHTVEGQEHEPQSHGATLTDKDGKFRLEMPQIIPIFGQPHGHLAYDSGEFKTVFLRPIMRSAKETSLEAHFVLQPA comes from the coding sequence ATGACCACGGTCGTACTCAATCGCCGGAGCCTCCTCGCCGCGGGCGGCTCGATCCTCGCAACCGGGCTCTTGGCGACCGGCGTCCCCGGCCTGCTGTTGCCTGCACGCGCGGACGGCCTCGCACCGACCGAGACGATGTCTGGCGGGGCGAACAACTACCGCAAGGGCGCGGCGATCGTGGAGCGGATCGGAAAGGGTGGCTTCTGGATGAGCGGCACCGTGCGCCGCGCCGGCGACGGGACTCCCTTGGCCGGGCAGCGCATCCAGATCTGGGCGCACACGGTCGAAGGCCAGGAGCACGAGCCGCAGAGTCATGGCGCCACGCTCACCGACAAGGACGGCAAGTTCCGGCTCGAAATGCCGCAGATCATTCCCATCTTCGGCCAGCCGCATGGCCACCTCGCCTATGACAGCGGTGAATTCAAAACCGTCTTCCTGCGGCCGATAATGCGGAGCGCAAAGGAAACCAGCCTCGAGGCGCACTTCGTCCTGCAGCCGGCCTGA
- a CDS encoding ferric reductase-like transmembrane domain-containing protein has product MKGRRSARAPLIWIALALAIGVPIALAAGSEQLTWRGPVYILAGFAGIIALGLVLAQPLLIGGYLPGLSAYRGRRAHHWIGGTLALAVVIHVAGLWITSPPDMIDALTYTSPTPFSPFGVTAMWAIFIVALLALLRRRLGLRLRTWRIVHIPLAIVIVAGSVAHCLLIEGTMETISKAALCAAVLAATVKVMVDLWRRRTLRDSSIARP; this is encoded by the coding sequence ATGAAGGGGCGGAGATCGGCCCGGGCGCCCCTGATCTGGATCGCCCTTGCCTTGGCCATCGGCGTGCCGATCGCGCTCGCTGCGGGAAGCGAACAGCTCACATGGCGCGGCCCGGTCTACATCCTCGCCGGCTTCGCTGGCATCATTGCGCTCGGTCTCGTGCTCGCTCAGCCCCTGCTGATCGGCGGATATCTGCCGGGACTGTCGGCCTATCGCGGCCGGCGCGCCCACCACTGGATCGGCGGCACGCTGGCTCTGGCGGTGGTGATCCACGTCGCCGGCCTCTGGATCACCAGCCCGCCCGACATGATCGACGCCCTGACTTATACGTCACCGACACCGTTCTCCCCCTTCGGCGTGACCGCCATGTGGGCCATCTTCATTGTTGCGCTCCTGGCTCTGCTGCGCCGGCGGCTGGGATTGCGGTTGCGCACGTGGCGCATCGTCCATATTCCCCTCGCGATCGTCATCGTCGCAGGCAGCGTCGCCCATTGCCTGCTGATCGAGGGGACGATGGAGACGATCTCGAAGGCTGCGCTTTGCGCAGCTGTGCTGGCGGCGACCGTCAAGGTGATGGTTGATCTCTGGAGAAGGCGGACGTTGCGCGATAGCAGCATTGCGCGGCCGTAA
- a CDS encoding Crp/Fnr family transcriptional regulator — MAVSVPDLRAFLLATPFFGGIPDQSLDLLMSMLVECRFDTGATVVTEGEPGRSLFIVKSGRLAVSKRANAGNVIPISVLEPGDFFGEMTLIEMQNRSATVVAESPTVLYELTAQKLYACYKADIHTYVIVLQNINRELCRRLRRSDDRLAGHQVGDES; from the coding sequence ATGGCCGTCAGTGTCCCCGACCTGAGAGCATTCCTGCTCGCCACACCGTTCTTCGGCGGTATCCCGGATCAAAGTCTCGACCTCCTGATGTCGATGCTGGTTGAGTGCCGATTTGATACCGGAGCAACCGTCGTGACGGAGGGCGAGCCCGGACGCTCGCTGTTCATCGTCAAATCCGGCCGGCTGGCGGTGAGCAAGCGGGCGAATGCGGGCAACGTCATCCCGATTTCCGTTCTGGAGCCCGGCGATTTCTTCGGTGAGATGACGCTGATTGAAATGCAAAATCGATCCGCCACGGTGGTCGCGGAGAGTCCGACCGTGCTTTACGAGCTGACCGCCCAGAAGCTCTACGCTTGCTACAAGGCCGATATCCACACCTATGTGATCGTCCTGCAAAACATCAATCGCGAGCTATGCCGACGGCTGCGCCGTTCAGACGATCGGTTAGCGGGGCATCAGGTGGGTGACGAGAGTTGA
- a CDS encoding LysR family transcriptional regulator, translating into MLNHISLSKVDLNLLLVFHTVLEESHVARAASRLNITPSAVSHSLGRLRHLFNDPLFLRTPKGVVPTERALELGEPVGDILSRVGRVFASATPFDATTSSRRFSIGAPDAIMDTVMGPFAGRLRRKAPRADLSLIHLMPGRHASAVEHPWRSSLEKLEKREIDLAILPLGTVPTRFQARKLYDECFVVAMRKGNGFARAPTIAAFCRAQHLLVSLDGDPRGFVDQLLEKRGLQRRIVLTVPTFMMALTQISNSDLIATLPRRLVERYAARFALQLVELPLKRKSDAIMAITTKAAMMDAGIAWLTEEIAAEVGSLS; encoded by the coding sequence ATGCTGAACCACATTTCCTTGTCAAAAGTCGATCTTAACTTGCTGCTGGTCTTCCACACTGTGCTGGAGGAGAGCCACGTGGCGCGAGCGGCTAGCCGCTTGAACATCACCCCTTCTGCCGTAAGTCATTCACTTGGGCGGCTACGGCATCTATTTAATGACCCCCTGTTCTTACGGACGCCGAAGGGTGTTGTGCCGACGGAGCGTGCGCTGGAACTCGGCGAGCCAGTAGGAGATATCCTTTCTCGCGTAGGGCGCGTATTTGCTTCAGCTACGCCCTTCGACGCGACTACAAGTAGCCGCCGTTTTTCCATTGGCGCTCCTGATGCGATCATGGACACGGTGATGGGACCATTTGCGGGGCGGCTCAGGAGAAAGGCACCCCGTGCCGACCTGAGCTTGATCCATCTGATGCCAGGGCGGCATGCAAGCGCTGTGGAGCACCCTTGGCGGTCAAGCCTGGAGAAGCTGGAGAAGCGCGAAATCGACTTGGCCATCCTGCCCCTGGGCACAGTGCCAACCCGCTTCCAGGCAAGAAAGCTTTACGATGAGTGTTTCGTGGTCGCGATGCGCAAGGGAAACGGATTCGCCCGCGCACCAACGATTGCTGCATTCTGCAGAGCACAGCATCTTCTTGTGTCGCTCGACGGCGATCCGCGAGGTTTTGTCGACCAACTCCTGGAGAAGCGCGGCCTCCAGCGCCGCATTGTCCTGACCGTGCCCACCTTTATGATGGCACTCACGCAAATTTCAAACTCGGACTTGATAGCAACATTGCCGCGCCGTCTCGTCGAGAGATACGCGGCTCGTTTCGCGCTGCAATTGGTTGAGCTTCCTTTGAAGCGGAAGTCCGATGCAATCATGGCCATTACGACCAAGGCAGCAATGATGGATGCGGGCATTGCGTGGTTGACGGAAGAAATCGCCGCTGAGGTTGGCTCCCTCAGCTGA
- a CDS encoding DUF4440 domain-containing protein — MTKHHANWPGTLSRRSAITTVAAASLTPRFCASVAASDDVAHLIERAAAKNAAFMRGDMDRWLALVRIASDFTLMQPFGGPTSHGFDASPERLAKLSQFFKNGETTLEVVQTYASDKLVVLVMVERQYAEVGSLPKQDWSLRVTEIYRKDGSEWQLVHRHADPLVHGVTLQEAATIARGGRKDE, encoded by the coding sequence ATGACCAAACACCATGCAAACTGGCCAGGAACGCTGTCACGGCGGTCCGCGATCACGACAGTCGCTGCGGCATCGTTGACCCCTCGATTTTGCGCTAGTGTGGCTGCCAGTGACGACGTCGCTCACCTTATCGAGCGCGCCGCTGCGAAAAACGCGGCCTTCATGCGCGGGGACATGGATCGTTGGCTGGCCCTTGTTCGCATCGCCAGTGACTTCACGTTAATGCAACCATTCGGCGGCCCAACTAGCCACGGGTTCGACGCAAGTCCTGAACGTTTGGCGAAGCTATCTCAGTTTTTCAAGAACGGTGAGACGACCTTGGAGGTCGTGCAAACCTATGCATCGGACAAGCTGGTCGTTCTCGTCATGGTCGAGCGGCAATATGCCGAAGTCGGGAGCTTACCAAAACAAGACTGGTCGCTCCGAGTTACGGAAATCTATCGCAAGGACGGTTCTGAATGGCAGTTAGTCCATCGCCACGCAGACCCGCTGGTTCATGGCGTTACGTTGCAGGAGGCGGCGACGATTGCTCGCGGCGGACGTAAGGATGAATGA